A region from the Pseudonocardia petroleophila genome encodes:
- a CDS encoding carbohydrate ABC transporter permease has product MRGRGGVATWATYVVLVVGAVLVLAPFVLSLSTALKTPRQFAAQSVLAPPAPPVADNFVALFGEQYDFTTPIAVTVQVVAVILVGQLLFSIFAAYAFARLRFRGRDTLFWVYLATLMVPQAVTIIPLYLMMTEAGLRNTFWALVLPQVFGSPYAIFLLREYFRGIPSDLLDAAKLDGAGTLRILFSIVLPMSRPIVATLVVITVVTHWNNFLWPLVITSGPTWQVLTVATSALQTQYNGNWTIVMAATTIAIVPLLVLFLAVQRTVVRSITITGFR; this is encoded by the coding sequence GTGAGGGGCCGCGGTGGTGTCGCGACCTGGGCCACGTACGTGGTGCTCGTCGTCGGGGCGGTGCTGGTGCTCGCGCCGTTCGTGCTCAGCCTGTCGACGGCGCTGAAGACCCCGCGGCAGTTCGCCGCGCAGTCGGTGCTGGCCCCGCCCGCGCCGCCCGTCGCCGACAACTTCGTCGCGCTGTTCGGGGAGCAGTACGACTTCACGACGCCGATCGCGGTGACCGTGCAGGTCGTCGCCGTGATCCTGGTGGGTCAGCTGCTGTTCTCGATCTTCGCCGCCTACGCGTTCGCCCGGCTGCGCTTCCGGGGCCGCGACACCCTGTTCTGGGTGTACCTCGCGACGCTGATGGTGCCGCAGGCCGTCACGATCATCCCGCTCTACCTGATGATGACCGAGGCCGGTCTGCGCAACACGTTCTGGGCGCTGGTGCTGCCGCAGGTGTTCGGCTCGCCGTACGCGATCTTCCTGTTGCGCGAGTACTTCCGCGGCATCCCGTCGGACCTGCTCGACGCCGCCAAGCTCGACGGTGCGGGCACGCTGCGGATCCTGTTCAGCATCGTCCTGCCGATGAGCCGGCCGATCGTCGCGACGCTCGTCGTGATCACCGTGGTGACGCACTGGAACAACTTCCTGTGGCCGCTGGTGATCACCTCCGGGCCCACCTGGCAGGTGCTGACGGTGGCCACGTCGGCGCTGCAGACCCAGTACAACGGCAACTGGACGATCGTCATGGCCGCCACGACGATCGCGATCGTCCCGCTGCTGGTGCTGTTCCTCGCGGTCCAGCGCACCGTCGTCCGATCCATCACGATCACCGGGTTCCGGTGA
- a CDS encoding carbohydrate ABC transporter permease, whose amino-acid sequence MAWALLAPSLFGVVAFLVVPVMVVAWLGMQSWDLIGPRTFVGLDNVTSVAADGRFARSLLVTALFVVIVIPLQTVLGLGAALLLHRDLPGSAAFRVIYLLPWICAPLVLGVVWRWVLAPTDGALNAVLGTRIEWLADPALALPSVAAVTVWTQAGYVALFFVAGLRAIPSTVLEAARLDGANRRQTFWRVTLPLLRPTTFFVLVTGVISSFQVFDSVYALTPNGGPQGVTDVVAGRIYYEAFENRAVGQAAVMALVLFVILVTVTLVQQRWFARRTTYDLST is encoded by the coding sequence GTGGCGTGGGCGCTGCTGGCCCCCAGCCTCTTCGGCGTGGTGGCGTTCCTGGTGGTGCCGGTGATGGTCGTCGCCTGGCTGGGGATGCAGAGCTGGGACCTGATCGGGCCGCGCACGTTCGTCGGCCTCGACAACGTCACCTCGGTGGCCGCCGACGGCCGGTTCGCCCGGTCGCTGCTGGTCACGGCCCTGTTCGTCGTCATCGTCATCCCGTTGCAGACCGTGCTCGGGCTGGGAGCGGCACTGCTGCTGCACCGGGACCTGCCGGGCTCGGCGGCGTTCCGGGTGATCTACCTGCTGCCGTGGATCTGTGCGCCGCTGGTGCTCGGGGTGGTGTGGCGCTGGGTGCTCGCGCCCACCGACGGCGCGCTCAACGCCGTCCTGGGCACCCGGATCGAGTGGCTGGCCGACCCGGCGCTGGCGCTGCCGTCGGTCGCCGCGGTCACGGTGTGGACCCAGGCGGGCTACGTCGCGCTGTTCTTCGTCGCGGGGCTGCGCGCGATCCCGTCGACGGTGCTCGAGGCCGCCCGGCTCGACGGCGCGAACCGCCGGCAGACGTTCTGGCGGGTGACCCTGCCGCTGCTGCGCCCGACCACGTTCTTCGTGCTGGTCACGGGCGTGATCTCGAGCTTCCAGGTGTTCGACTCCGTCTACGCGCTCACCCCCAACGGCGGCCCGCAGGGCGTCACCGACGTCGTGGCGGGGCGGATCTACTACGAGGCGTTCGAGAACCGGGCCGTCGGGCAGGCCGCGGTGATGGCGCTGGTGCTGTTCGTCATCCTGGTGACGGTGACGCTGGTGCAGCAGCGGTGGTTCGCCCGCCGCACGACCTACGACCTGTCGACGTGA
- a CDS encoding sigma-54-dependent Fis family transcriptional regulator — translation MGTVDTWELFQAGEEPRDVRAEVLTSWRRSRISGVDPEYVDVPYLETDLDSHFARVAVPIMAGMADLLVGDSSCLALSDASGSVVWRWVSEPMLRTTLDDLSVVEGFCFNEEFVGTNGLGTALETGGLTVVRGSEHFVHRFHDVTCVAAPVRHPVTRRVVGAVNVTCRAADTNSLLSVVVRKLVDEIQVALYDSATAREQHLLSAFLDEQRRVGGPVAVVGDGLIIANPQAADLGLDRLDLWDEIRALRGAGEDVRIGLPTDLNAQVRIVRDAGAPAGAVVTVADLPARPQPARRPVAVPAGDEWDAAAARARRLAADGPVVVLGEPGSGRRSVLAEALGDDPQLLDAAIHHVDPAAWFDRLRTVLAGDAPVVLLHVDLLDATASAAVTAVLAAACPRPAVGLTAAATDGDPAAPQTMRLIDRLGAGSVRLPPLRRRPDAVVAIARAELARHGGGRVFAAEAFAALRRYHWPGNLAELTRVVRDLARDADGPTVALAALPPEVRAAVERRALTPIERSEASVVAAVLREHDGNKSAAARELGISRTALYAKIRTYRI, via the coding sequence ATGGGGACGGTGGACACCTGGGAACTCTTCCAGGCGGGCGAGGAGCCCCGGGACGTGCGCGCGGAGGTGCTGACGTCCTGGCGGCGGTCCCGGATCAGCGGCGTGGATCCCGAGTACGTCGACGTCCCGTACCTCGAGACCGATCTCGACAGCCACTTCGCCCGCGTCGCCGTCCCGATCATGGCCGGGATGGCCGACCTGCTGGTCGGCGACAGCTCGTGCCTGGCGCTGTCCGACGCGTCCGGCAGCGTGGTGTGGAGGTGGGTCTCCGAGCCGATGCTCCGCACCACGCTCGACGACCTGTCGGTCGTGGAGGGGTTCTGCTTCAACGAGGAGTTCGTCGGCACCAACGGTCTCGGCACCGCGCTCGAGACCGGGGGGCTGACGGTCGTCCGCGGGTCCGAGCACTTCGTCCACCGGTTCCACGACGTCACCTGCGTCGCGGCGCCGGTGCGGCACCCGGTGACCCGCCGCGTCGTCGGTGCCGTCAACGTCACCTGCCGCGCGGCCGACACCAACTCGCTGCTCTCGGTGGTGGTGCGCAAGCTCGTCGACGAGATCCAGGTCGCCCTGTACGACTCGGCCACGGCGCGGGAGCAGCACCTCCTGTCCGCGTTCCTCGACGAGCAGCGGCGGGTGGGCGGGCCCGTGGCCGTCGTCGGCGACGGGCTGATCATCGCCAACCCGCAGGCCGCCGACCTGGGCCTGGACCGTCTCGACCTGTGGGACGAGATCCGCGCCCTGCGCGGGGCGGGCGAGGACGTGCGCATCGGGCTCCCGACCGACCTGAACGCGCAGGTCCGGATCGTGCGGGACGCGGGCGCACCGGCCGGTGCGGTGGTCACCGTGGCCGACCTGCCCGCGCGGCCGCAGCCGGCGCGCCGCCCGGTCGCGGTGCCGGCCGGGGACGAGTGGGACGCCGCGGCCGCGCGCGCCCGGCGACTCGCCGCCGACGGACCGGTGGTCGTGCTCGGCGAGCCCGGCTCGGGCCGGCGCTCCGTGCTCGCGGAGGCGCTCGGCGACGACCCGCAGCTGCTCGACGCGGCCATCCACCACGTTGATCCCGCCGCGTGGTTCGACCGGCTGCGGACCGTGCTCGCCGGTGACGCACCGGTGGTGCTGCTCCACGTCGACCTGCTCGACGCCACCGCGTCGGCGGCGGTCACCGCGGTCCTCGCCGCCGCCTGCCCGCGCCCGGCCGTCGGTCTGACCGCCGCCGCGACGGACGGCGATCCGGCCGCACCGCAGACGATGCGGCTGATCGACCGGCTGGGCGCGGGGTCCGTGCGGCTGCCGCCGCTGCGGCGCAGGCCCGACGCGGTCGTGGCGATCGCCCGGGCCGAGCTGGCCCGGCACGGCGGCGGGCGGGTCTTCGCCGCCGAGGCGTTCGCCGCGCTGCGCCGCTACCACTGGCCCGGCAACCTCGCCGAGCTCACCCGGGTCGTGCGCGACCTCGCCCGCGACGCCGACGGACCGACGGTCGCCCTCGCCGCGCTGCCCCCCGAGGTCCGCGCCGCCGTCGAGCGCCGGGCGCTGACGCCGATCGAGCGCTCCGAGGCGTCGGTCGTCGCCGCGGTCCTGCGCGAGCACGACGGCAACAAGTCCGCCGCCGCCCGGGAGCTCGGGATCTCCCGCACCGCCCTCTACGCGAAGATCCGCACCTACCGGATCTGA
- a CDS encoding LLM class flavin-dependent oxidoreductase, protein MSRLRFGTFLAPFHKPGQNPTLALQRDLQLVEHLDQLGYDEAWIGEHHSAGSEIIASPEIFMAAAAERTRHIKLGTGVTSVAYHNPLWVADRMVLLDHLTRGRTMLGCGPGSLPTDSAMIGLNPTDTRELMEDNLDIITRLLAGESVTKQTKTHNLVDAQLQLRPYSDPCFDITVAAVASPTGPRLAGRFGTGLLSIGATLTQDGFDALAHHWSVVEERARHYGRPTPDRSGWRLVGLMHIAETREQAYREVEYGIEHWFQYFQKVAAFPQMAVAGGDVKEMIDFINEAGIGAIGTVEDAKAQVQKLADQSGGFGAFLLLGHEWANPEATRRSYELIAQNVFPEFQGQAASTVAAKDRASATRTAHAQTQLDAVDHMTRKYEQEKSAQG, encoded by the coding sequence GTGAGTCGTCTGCGTTTCGGCACCTTCCTGGCGCCCTTCCACAAGCCCGGCCAGAACCCGACCCTCGCGCTGCAGCGCGACCTGCAGCTGGTCGAGCACCTCGACCAGCTCGGCTACGACGAGGCCTGGATCGGGGAGCACCACTCGGCGGGCAGCGAGATCATCGCCTCGCCGGAGATCTTCATGGCCGCGGCGGCCGAGCGGACCCGCCACATCAAGCTGGGCACCGGGGTCACCTCCGTCGCCTACCACAACCCGCTGTGGGTGGCGGACCGCATGGTGCTGCTCGACCACCTCACGCGCGGGCGCACGATGCTCGGGTGCGGGCCGGGTTCCCTGCCGACCGACTCGGCGATGATCGGGCTGAACCCGACCGACACCCGCGAGCTGATGGAGGACAACCTCGACATCATCACGCGGCTGCTCGCGGGGGAGAGCGTCACGAAGCAGACGAAGACCCACAACCTCGTCGACGCCCAGCTCCAGCTGCGCCCCTACAGCGACCCCTGCTTCGACATCACCGTGGCCGCGGTCGCGTCCCCCACGGGCCCCCGCCTCGCCGGCCGCTTCGGCACCGGGCTCCTGTCGATCGGCGCCACCCTGACCCAGGACGGGTTCGACGCGCTGGCGCACCACTGGAGCGTCGTGGAGGAGCGGGCCCGGCACTACGGACGTCCGACGCCGGACCGCTCCGGCTGGCGCCTGGTCGGGCTGATGCACATCGCCGAGACCAGGGAGCAGGCCTACCGCGAGGTGGAGTACGGCATCGAGCACTGGTTCCAGTACTTCCAGAAGGTCGCGGCGTTCCCGCAGATGGCGGTCGCGGGCGGCGACGTCAAGGAGATGATCGACTTCATCAACGAGGCCGGCATCGGTGCCATCGGCACCGTCGAGGACGCGAAGGCGCAGGTGCAGAAGCTCGCCGACCAGTCCGGCGGCTTCGGCGCGTTCCTGCTGCTCGGGCACGAGTGGGCCAACCCGGAGGCCACCAGGCGCTCCTACGAGCTCATCGCCCAGAACGTCTTCCCCGAGTTCCAGGGCCAGGCGGCCAGCACCGTGGCGGCGAAGGACCGGGCGTCCGCCACCCGGACGGCCCACGCGCAGACCCAGCTCGACGCCGTCGACCACATGACGAGGAAGTACGAGCAGGAGAAGTCGGCGCAGGGCTGA
- a CDS encoding aldo/keto reductase has product MDDSTHPRLGIGLAAVARPAYLTSGRARDLGPDRSVDDLRARTWALLDAAHAAGIRYVDVARSYGRSEEFVAGWLAARPGTGDVEVGSKWGYRYVGGWRVDAEVHEVKDHSAAAFAEQSAQTLDLLGDRLRIYHVHSATLDTGVLDDVAVHRAMAGLRDRGVRVGVSTSGPAQGDAVRRALEVQVDGEPLFTSVQSTWNLLEQSAGPALADAARAGARVIVKEAVANGLLAPGGGDGSPGVRRAEAVAAELGVPVDRLAVAAALAQPWAGRVLSGAVDPAHLASNLAAVEVVVPDGVGAEIAAVGGTAQEYWGARSRRRWA; this is encoded by the coding sequence GTGGACGACTCGACGCACCCGCGCCTCGGCATCGGCCTCGCCGCCGTGGCCCGCCCCGCCTACCTCACCTCCGGCCGCGCCCGCGACCTCGGTCCCGACCGGAGCGTCGACGACCTGCGGGCCCGGACGTGGGCCCTCCTCGACGCCGCCCACGCGGCCGGGATCCGCTACGTCGACGTCGCACGCTCCTACGGGCGGTCGGAGGAGTTCGTCGCCGGCTGGCTGGCGGCGCGGCCCGGCACGGGGGACGTGGAGGTCGGGTCGAAGTGGGGCTACCGCTACGTCGGGGGGTGGCGGGTCGACGCCGAGGTGCACGAGGTGAAGGACCACTCGGCGGCGGCGTTCGCGGAGCAGTCGGCGCAGACGCTGGACCTGCTGGGCGACCGGCTGCGGATCTACCACGTGCACTCGGCGACGCTCGACACCGGAGTCCTCGACGACGTCGCCGTGCACCGGGCGATGGCCGGGCTGCGCGACCGCGGCGTGCGGGTGGGCGTCTCGACGTCCGGTCCGGCGCAGGGCGACGCGGTGCGCCGGGCGCTGGAGGTGCAGGTGGACGGGGAGCCGCTGTTCACCTCGGTGCAGTCGACGTGGAACCTGCTGGAGCAGTCGGCGGGCCCGGCGCTCGCCGACGCCGCGCGGGCGGGCGCACGGGTGATCGTCAAGGAGGCGGTGGCGAACGGGCTGCTCGCCCCGGGCGGCGGTGACGGCTCGCCCGGGGTGCGGCGCGCCGAGGCGGTGGCCGCGGAGCTCGGCGTCCCGGTCGACCGGCTGGCGGTGGCGGCGGCACTGGCGCAGCCGTGGGCGGGCCGGGTGCTCTCCGGCGCCGTCGATCCCGCGCACCTGGCCAGCAACCTCGCGGCCGTCGAGGTGGTGGTCCCGGACGGGGTGGGCGCGGAGATCGCCGCGGTGGGCGGGACGGCGCAGGAGTACTGGGGCGCCCGGTCGCGCCGCCGTTGGGCGTGA
- a CDS encoding C1 family peptidase, producing the protein MSIAQYVLENAEGALRVLSGYRRQEPPADAKRFAGRRSASGLPPKVDLREWMTEVEDQGQTNTCTANATAGAYEYLMKRHLGDDAYDVSRLFIYYNARTGSGEEEVSDEGAVLVDVIDGLRRYGACAETSWPFDTDVVDEEPAAEAYTEAESFLVEDVQLVPTDLDAWRSALAEGYPIIFGISLYDSFYQHRRPGLVPMPTPREAELAQHGGHAMLCVGYSDVDQVFIVRNSWGADWGDRGYCYMPYAYLMDPAQNGGDSWIIRQVEVLDEEAGWGEEESVLTEPGTFLAEMDDETYGELVDAMGDVAFERRMALLFVAVASADGEVEDAELAEAALLLQPVLDSLESSMSPEKLLRKAQKLYDGDDGEDLVGETIVLFAEHVPTDVLGSLLGQLRQVVEAGDGEDEDETEVLDAIVTAWQVEELVAGGDDDSGEDASEDEDESEEEDDEEYEDDEAEDEEEDGEREDGEEEEDEGEYEEDDERER; encoded by the coding sequence ATGTCGATCGCCCAGTACGTGCTGGAGAACGCGGAAGGGGCCCTGCGGGTCCTGAGCGGGTACCGCCGGCAGGAGCCGCCCGCCGACGCGAAGCGCTTCGCCGGCCGCAGGTCCGCGAGCGGCCTGCCGCCCAAGGTCGACCTGCGGGAGTGGATGACCGAGGTCGAGGACCAGGGCCAGACCAACACCTGCACGGCCAACGCCACCGCGGGCGCGTACGAGTACCTGATGAAGCGGCACCTGGGCGACGACGCCTACGACGTCAGCCGCCTGTTCATCTACTACAACGCCCGGACCGGGTCCGGCGAGGAGGAGGTCAGCGACGAGGGCGCGGTCCTCGTCGACGTCATCGACGGCCTGCGCCGGTACGGGGCCTGCGCGGAGACGTCGTGGCCGTTCGACACCGACGTGGTCGACGAGGAGCCCGCGGCGGAGGCCTACACCGAGGCCGAGTCGTTCCTCGTCGAGGACGTGCAGCTGGTGCCGACCGACCTGGACGCCTGGAGGTCGGCGCTCGCCGAGGGCTACCCGATCATCTTCGGGATCAGCCTCTACGACTCGTTCTACCAGCACCGCAGGCCCGGGCTGGTCCCGATGCCGACGCCGCGGGAGGCGGAGCTCGCCCAACACGGCGGGCACGCGATGCTCTGCGTCGGCTACTCCGACGTCGACCAGGTGTTCATCGTCCGCAACTCCTGGGGAGCGGACTGGGGCGACCGGGGCTACTGCTACATGCCCTACGCCTACCTCATGGACCCGGCGCAGAACGGCGGCGACTCCTGGATCATCCGCCAGGTCGAGGTGCTCGACGAGGAGGCCGGCTGGGGCGAGGAGGAGTCGGTGCTCACCGAGCCCGGCACCTTCCTGGCCGAGATGGACGACGAGACCTACGGCGAGCTGGTCGACGCGATGGGCGACGTCGCGTTCGAGCGGCGGATGGCGCTGCTGTTCGTGGCGGTGGCGTCGGCGGACGGGGAGGTCGAGGACGCCGAGCTGGCCGAGGCCGCCCTGCTCCTGCAGCCGGTGCTGGACTCGCTGGAGTCGTCGATGTCGCCGGAGAAGCTGCTGCGCAAGGCGCAGAAGCTCTACGACGGCGACGACGGGGAGGACCTCGTGGGGGAGACGATCGTCCTGTTCGCCGAGCACGTCCCGACCGACGTCCTGGGCAGCCTGCTGGGGCAGCTGCGGCAGGTCGTGGAGGCCGGGGACGGGGAGGACGAGGACGAGACCGAGGTGCTCGACGCCATCGTCACGGCGTGGCAGGTGGAGGAGCTCGTGGCCGGCGGGGACGACGACTCCGGCGAGGACGCCTCCGAGGACGAGGACGAGTCCGAGGAAGAGGACGACGAGGAGTACGAGGACGACGAGGCCGAGGACGAAGAAGAAGACGGCGAAAGAGAAGACGGCGAAGAAGAGGAGGACGAGGGGGAGTACGAGGAGGACGACGAGCGGGAGCGGTAG
- a CDS encoding DUF4352 domain-containing protein, protein MSQPRGPEPQPGYGSPREARAQASAEKAYRKAQRPWYKKKRFIVPLATILLIVIISVANGGGGGSTTTPGGNAAAQDPSAPPAFPGATADDLVAEAGATVESDGLSLSATALTEGGSTLGETLCTSVIYNNGGDGAAPFSLIDWKLQDPNGTILNTGFTGSTNLLSSGEIAPGGTASGDVCFDAPQGSPSGQYVVLFDPTFRFSSERIAWLNAL, encoded by the coding sequence ATGTCGCAGCCACGAGGCCCGGAGCCACAGCCCGGGTACGGCAGCCCGCGAGAAGCCAGGGCACAGGCTTCCGCGGAGAAGGCGTACCGGAAGGCGCAGCGGCCCTGGTACAAGAAGAAGCGCTTCATCGTTCCGCTGGCGACCATCCTGCTGATCGTCATCATCTCCGTGGCCAACGGCGGTGGTGGCGGATCGACCACCACGCCGGGTGGGAACGCGGCAGCCCAGGACCCGAGCGCCCCGCCTGCGTTCCCGGGAGCGACGGCAGATGACCTCGTCGCCGAGGCGGGCGCGACCGTCGAGTCCGACGGTCTGTCGCTCTCGGCCACCGCGTTGACCGAGGGGGGCTCCACTCTCGGCGAGACGCTGTGCACCTCGGTGATCTACAACAACGGTGGTGACGGGGCGGCGCCGTTCAGTCTCATCGACTGGAAGTTGCAGGACCCCAACGGCACGATCCTCAACACCGGGTTCACGGGCAGCACCAACCTGCTGAGCAGCGGCGAGATCGCGCCGGGCGGTACCGCCTCCGGCGACGTCTGCTTCGATGCTCCGCAGGGCAGCCCGTCGGGCCAGTACGTCGTGCTGTTCGACCCGACGTTCCGCTTCTCGTCCGAGCGGATCGCCTGGCTGAACGCGCTCTGA
- a CDS encoding patatin-like phospholipase family protein, translating into MTERVGLVLSGAAARGPYQAGALAVLLPALAEQGRRPQVLLGTSSGGITAALVAQCADLPPDDAGRLVEETWIGFGDVFRNPLCTPGPAAAVVARLAGLGVVGAPGALLDVTPLRTRAGELFRPDRVAANLASGAVESVAVAATVCPPARSAARSRLFVQGAVPPPAFAVDVVPVALRLDHLLASAAIPGMFPPVLLDEPAVGAGWYVDGGVRLNAPLRPAVDLGVDRLVVVSGHSVDPPPVLPAAPPFRAPDLASTAAMSVRAILADGLADDVNTLRRKNRRPGHRVVPHLVVAPADGELAALAADSFAPAGPWDPYWAIGRLLDSLGDGGGRDELLSLVLFREAYARAQAEQGRRDAAAALAAGWTT; encoded by the coding sequence ATGACCGAACGGGTCGGCCTGGTGCTGTCCGGCGCGGCCGCGCGCGGTCCGTACCAGGCGGGCGCACTGGCCGTGCTCCTCCCGGCGCTCGCCGAGCAGGGCAGGCGTCCGCAGGTCCTGCTCGGCACCAGTTCGGGCGGGATCACCGCCGCGCTGGTCGCGCAGTGCGCCGACCTCCCGCCCGACGACGCGGGGCGGCTCGTCGAGGAGACCTGGATCGGGTTCGGCGACGTCTTCCGCAACCCGCTGTGCACCCCCGGCCCCGCCGCCGCCGTCGTCGCGCGGCTGGCCGGGCTGGGCGTCGTCGGCGCCCCGGGCGCCCTGCTCGACGTCACCCCGCTGCGCACCCGCGCCGGCGAGCTGTTCCGGCCCGACCGGGTGGCGGCGAACCTCGCGAGCGGGGCCGTCGAGTCGGTGGCGGTCGCCGCCACGGTCTGCCCGCCCGCGCGGTCGGCGGCCCGGTCGCGGCTGTTCGTCCAGGGCGCGGTGCCGCCGCCGGCCTTCGCCGTCGACGTCGTGCCGGTCGCGCTGCGCCTGGACCACCTGCTCGCCTCGGCCGCGATCCCGGGCATGTTCCCGCCCGTCCTGCTCGACGAGCCCGCGGTCGGCGCGGGCTGGTACGTCGACGGCGGTGTGCGGCTCAACGCGCCGCTGCGCCCGGCCGTCGACCTGGGCGTCGACCGGCTCGTGGTGGTCTCCGGCCACTCCGTCGACCCGCCCCCGGTGCTGCCGGCGGCACCGCCGTTCCGCGCACCGGACCTGGCGTCGACGGCGGCGATGTCGGTCCGGGCGATCCTCGCCGACGGCCTCGCCGACGACGTGAACACGCTGCGCCGCAAGAACCGCAGGCCCGGGCACCGGGTCGTCCCGCACCTGGTCGTGGCGCCCGCGGACGGCGAGCTGGCCGCGCTGGCGGCGGACTCGTTCGCCCCGGCCGGGCCGTGGGACCCGTACTGGGCGATCGGCCGCCTCCTCGACTCCCTCGGTGACGGCGGCGGCCGCGACGAGCTGCTGAGCCTCGTGCTGTTCCGCGAGGCCTACGCCCGGGCCCAGGCGGAGCAGGGGCGGCGCGACGCGGCGGCCGCCCTCGCCGCCGGGTGGACGACCTGA
- a CDS encoding M13 family metallopeptidase, whose protein sequence is MTSTSTRSGLDLQWVDSGTRPQDDLFSHVNGRWLATHEIPDDRAQDGAFRVLRDNAEDDVRAIVEEAGSGPVADLYASFMDVERIEAAGVAPLTPLLDEVTAATDRAALAAVLGRRQREGRAALFGAFVSTDAKDSTRYLVHLSQSGLGLPDESYYREDSSAEIRTEYVAHLRRLCALVGLPDHADTVMELETALAAESWDRVTNRDAEKTYTLMTLAQLRESAPEFDWEPFLTALGAPDGAFDEVVVRQPSFVTAAAALWASRPLEQWQAWLAVHTASACAEFLNEDVVQEDFAFHGRTLSGTPTLRERWKRGVALVESALGEEVGKLYVERHFPASSKERMVELVANLVEAYRQSISSLDWMSPETRQRALDKLERFTPKIGYPDVWKDYSSLVVRPDDLLGNVARAGEWFTDFQLAKIGQPVDHDEWLMTPQTVNAYYHPRMNEIVFPAAILQPPFFDPEADDAANYGGIGAVIGHEIGHGFDDQGSKYDGDGNMTDWWTEADRAEFDRRSAALIAQYDALSPAGLPDHKVNGSLTVGENIGDLGGLTIALKAYAIATADEEPPVLDDLTGVQRVLFGWAQVWRAVTRDAEAIRRLALDPHSPPDLRCNAVVTNLDAFHEAFDVQESDALFTPPDQRVRIW, encoded by the coding sequence ATGACTTCGACCTCGACCCGTAGTGGTCTGGACCTGCAGTGGGTCGACTCGGGCACCCGTCCGCAGGACGACCTGTTCTCGCACGTCAACGGCCGCTGGCTCGCCACGCACGAGATCCCCGACGACCGCGCGCAGGACGGCGCCTTCCGCGTCCTGCGCGACAACGCTGAGGACGACGTCCGCGCGATCGTCGAGGAGGCGGGGTCCGGCCCCGTCGCCGATCTCTACGCGTCGTTCATGGACGTCGAGCGGATCGAGGCGGCGGGCGTCGCCCCGCTGACCCCCCTGCTCGACGAGGTGACGGCCGCCACCGACCGTGCCGCGCTCGCCGCCGTGCTCGGCCGGCGGCAGCGGGAGGGCCGGGCCGCGCTGTTCGGCGCGTTCGTCTCCACGGACGCGAAGGACTCCACGCGCTACCTGGTGCACCTGTCGCAGTCCGGGCTCGGACTGCCCGACGAGTCGTACTACCGCGAGGACTCCTCGGCCGAGATCCGCACCGAGTACGTCGCCCACCTGCGCCGCCTCTGCGCGCTCGTCGGGCTGCCCGACCACGCCGACACGGTGATGGAGCTGGAGACGGCCCTGGCCGCCGAGTCGTGGGACCGCGTCACCAACCGCGACGCCGAGAAGACCTACACGCTCATGACGCTGGCGCAGCTGCGCGAGTCGGCCCCGGAGTTCGACTGGGAGCCGTTCCTCACCGCGCTGGGCGCCCCGGACGGCGCGTTCGACGAGGTCGTCGTGCGGCAGCCGAGCTTCGTCACCGCCGCCGCGGCGCTGTGGGCGTCCCGGCCGCTCGAGCAGTGGCAGGCCTGGCTGGCCGTGCACACCGCGTCGGCCTGCGCGGAGTTCCTCAACGAGGACGTCGTGCAGGAGGACTTCGCGTTCCACGGCCGCACCCTGTCGGGCACGCCGACGCTGCGGGAGCGGTGGAAGCGCGGCGTGGCGCTGGTGGAGAGCGCGCTGGGCGAGGAGGTCGGCAAGCTCTACGTCGAGCGGCACTTCCCGGCGTCGTCGAAGGAGCGGATGGTCGAGCTCGTCGCTAACCTCGTCGAGGCGTACCGGCAGTCGATCTCCTCGCTCGACTGGATGAGCCCGGAGACGCGGCAGCGCGCGCTCGACAAGCTGGAGCGCTTCACGCCCAAGATCGGCTACCCGGACGTGTGGAAGGACTACTCCTCCCTCGTCGTGCGGCCGGACGACCTGCTGGGCAACGTCGCGCGCGCCGGCGAGTGGTTCACCGACTTCCAGCTCGCGAAGATCGGCCAGCCGGTCGACCACGACGAGTGGTTGATGACCCCGCAGACCGTCAACGCCTACTACCACCCGCGGATGAACGAGATCGTCTTCCCGGCCGCGATCCTGCAGCCGCCGTTCTTCGACCCCGAGGCCGACGACGCGGCCAACTACGGCGGGATCGGCGCCGTCATCGGCCACGAGATCGGCCACGGCTTCGACGACCAGGGCTCGAAGTACGACGGCGACGGCAACATGACCGACTGGTGGACCGAGGCCGACCGCGCCGAGTTCGACCGCCGCTCGGCCGCCCTGATCGCGCAGTACGACGCCCTGTCGCCGGCCGGGCTGCCCGACCACAAGGTCAACGGGTCGCTCACCGTCGGTGAGAACATCGGCGACCTCGGCGGCCTCACCATCGCGCTCAAGGCGTACGCGATCGCCACCGCCGACGAGGAGCCGCCCGTCCTCGACGACCTCACCGGCGTGCAGCGCGTCCTGTTCGGCTGGGCGCAGGTGTGGCGGGCCGTCACCCGGGACGCGGAGGCGATCCGCCGGCTGGCGCTCGACCCGCACTCCCCGCCGGACCTGCGGTGCAACGCCGTCGTCACCAACCTCGACGCGTTCCACGAGGCGTTCGACGTGCAGGAGTCCGACGCCCTGTTCACCCCGCCCGACCAGCGGGTCCGCATCTGGTGA